TGTGTttagttaaaagaaaaaaaaggtgatGGTAGAGTGCTTCAATTCGTATACATGTGAATTTATTGGTTCAATTatcttttttattatttaattggtCTGATTATATGAGATTGAATTTGTGGTGTTTGTGTTTTGcttggaaaaaatgaaaaaaattatgtacACCAACTTTTTGTAAAAAGCCCCCTTCAAGTCCTTCAACAAAGGGATTTTTGCTGTCGTTGGGCTGCTGCTGCTTCTTTTttgttatgttattttttttggcACATTCtttatttgataaaaattgaaattttcttacGGATAATATTCCTTTTGATCTTAGTCCTCACTTCTGAAATTCCTGTGAGTGGCCATacgttgatttttttttctttttatccaTTTGTTGCTGCAATTCGTTGCTTCTTGCCACCCATCTAGCAGCAGCAGCTTCATCATCTTCCCTTTGCCATAAATTAACCTCTTTCTGATTAATGTCCTCCCGCAAATCCAGTGCCGATGGCCACTCAGACTTGATCTCTGGTTCCAATTCTGCTTCCCCTATGAGACTCTGGAGCTCAGAATTTGAGCAACAATTCAGGTAAATCCCACACTCTATAACATCCTCTCCGACCACCTTTCCCTTGTCACTTGCTGTAACAAAGAACTCAAAAACGATTGCATCATCGAAACTTGAGCCATGCCATATAAAAACATTTTCCGATTTGGAATTGTAGAAGTCTTTGCCAAACCATGTAGTATTGCATTCCCCATCTTTCCCGTAGATTCGACATCCAACTTTAGCCTTACCCAACCCCCGAGTATGATAGGATTTCGAAAGAGCCACAGCGTAAATGGTGCCTAGCCAGTGGGACAAACTTCTGTCATGAGGTTCAATGGTAATTGAGGACCCTTTGCTTCGATATGCAAACAACCCTTGCCCTGAGCCTGAGGGGACACTCCTTCCTGGGAAGCAAACCGCAACACTACTTCTTACAAATACATTGCACAATTGAGCCCTCTTCATTGCAAACATGGCGTCTTCCATAATCTGGAGCAGTGAAGATTCCTTCGGTTTCTTTGCATTCATGAATGATATGTGTTTCTCCATTCCTTTCATTTTCACTGAAAATGTCTTTAAAGTGGATACTGTCTCTAATGAGTCACATCCGTCGGCGTTAAGTTCCTTGATCAACAACGGAAGCTCAGGAAGAAACTCTAGTTTCGAACACATCTTTAAGGAGAGAATCTCAAGCTTTTCAAGAAGCTTGATGCTTGTAGGCAAATTCTTCACATTGCTTCGATTAAGCCTTAATTCACGCAATAATGACAAGGCACTGATGTTGTCTGGGAGTTCAAGCAACTCTTTACAATCTTTCAGATGTAGAAGCTTCAAGGATCCTAAGGCAGCGCATAAGACATGTAGGTTCATTTTGTCCATGAATTGGCAGTTAGAAATTCTTAGCTCCTCAAGAGATGTCAGGCATGATAACGCATCAGTAAGGTTATTCAGTGGACGACTTTGCGTAAACCATATCTCGCCTTCTTGGGATCTTGGTCCGCTTAAATCCAACCTTTTAATTGAATTGGACGACCCTGAAAATTCCTCGAGTTTTGGACAGCCATAGGCATTCAACTCCTGAAGATTGCTTAAATGCTTTTCAATTTTAAGACTTGTTATGCGTCTACATCCAGAGAGATACACCCATTTAAGTTTTGATGCTTTAGACAAATCAGGGAGACACTCCAAGAATCTGCAATGACTTAGGTCAATTGTCTCTAAATTCACAAGATCCTGCAAATAAAAAGTCAAAAGGAATGTCATCGATCTCATGCTTCAGTTAAGCCGATTGAAAATGTAAGCATGGATACAGGCAAATACAATGTAGATATCTTTACCTGCTTCCCCTCCCAAAGTCGTTTAACACTACTGTACCGCATGCGAATCTCAACAAGAAACTTGACACATAAATTTGTTGGAAGAGATTTGCAAGGGTATCCAGTCCACTCAAAATACTTTAGTTCAGTAGAACCTCCCTCATTGTTGAGAAAATCTTTGAAAGAGATGCTGGCAGATAGCTCCTTACCCACGGGGATATAAAATCTAAGAATTCTTAATTTAGGCAAATCGAATATGCCAGCATtgaattcaaatttatattcaCGAGACAAATCAAACAGTGCTCTTTCAACATCTTCTGGTTGAGTTCCCTGAATGGATAAAGACAAGAAATAAGTAAATTGAGGTTGCAAATTCAGCACAATTTTTCTATGGAAACAAGTAAAAAGTTGGGGCATCTTTCTCTTACCTGGTATCCATTAAGTTCCCTATCTGTCAATATGCGGCCTCTTGTAGGATCTGCTATACCTATTTCAAAAGCCATGTCTTGTAGAAAGTCATGCATTTGTATAGTCTTGGTCTTTGATATAGTTATAAGAGCTTTATCTTTAAGTTTTTCTATTTCTCTAGCAGCATCGAAACCACAGGCATCTAGTATACTTATCACTGAATCTTCATTTCGGTCTTTAAAAAAGAAAGCAATGTCCATAAATATTTCCTTCTCTTGCTTTGACAATCCATGATAGCTCACTTTGAACACGTTTTGAGTTTCCTTGAAGAATTTCTTCCTGGTCTCCAAATAGCTCAATTCAGATTCCCAGaacttaatttttttggaaTAAAAATACGAACCTAACAATTGTAAAACGAATGGAAAGCCTCTTGCATATTCAACTACCCTTCGCGAGAGGTCCTCGTAAGCATTGTCAGGCTCCCTTTTGTTGAAGGCTGCTAAGCTGAAGAGCGCAAGCGATTTTTCAAAGTCCAAAGGCTTGACCTCATATATCTCGATATCAACTATTTCACGAAGCAAATGTTTATCTCTTGTTGTTACAATGATACTGCTGCCTTCTCCCAAGTCACCAAATCCAGCACACAATGATTCTAATTGCTCATAACTATCCACATCATCAAGCACAATCAGAAATTTTCTACTACTGTGTGTGGATCCAGAAAAGTTGGATACTGTAACTTGTTCCTTTAGTAGCTCAGAGAGAAGCTCATCACGGATATGTGTTAGTCCGTGAATCTGTGATTCTTCTCTTACATTTTCCAAGAAGCATACATTGTCATATACAGGGGAGTATTCATTAAACAAGGCTTTAGCAATGGTTGTCTTACCTATTCCCCCCATGCCCCAAAGTCCAATTCTTCTTCCAAGTTCTCCTGAAGAACCTTTAATGGCTTCACACTGTTCTTCGATTCCAACGAGGCCTtcttgataatcatattgcatcgAGTGCAGCTTTcccaaaacatatttaaccatgTTCCTTATGACTTGAGAATCGTCTCTGTCAATATATAAATaagatttaaattttaacaaGGGATAAAGTTAAGAGTTAATTACACTCTCCTCCTTCAAAATTTGCTAAAATTACAGAATTATGATTCATACACACCTTCTGTAACACTCCATTTTTTttccgttattaggttatttactattttattttaattattattatgttatatGGTAACTTGATAGTTTATGTCATTTAATTAGATGACAagatgattatgtgatttaattagataataaggtgattaagtgattttattagataattaagttattatgtgatatatggagtgagtaatttatttaatttgtatttgagtGAGATAAGATTAAATTAGATAAGGTTGTTGGGTTTGTGTGATATATAGAGTGGATCCCACTAGTAATACAAgtttagggttaggagtgaaataaatagaaaaaataaagaaagagaaatcagaattagaAGAGCAGAACAGAGAAGGAGAAAGCGTGAAAACAAAGAAGAAGGAGACGAGAAAAGAGCAGAAAACCTAGATTTGATCTACAAGacgtaagggtttgaattcatgttttatggattgatatgatagtggataatgatagaaagcatgatttaggaaccctaggataCAGAAATTCCCAAATttaaatagttagggtttgatttttagatgaattttgggggtagatgataggcgcgcatgatgcgcagaaatttacgagCACTTGAACCCTTTTTTGAGCTGTGATAATGATCGAATCCGAAGAAGTATTCATAACAGTTGTAGCCCTTTTTGTTATGAAacttttggcgctggtttcgcgtcattccgacgtctgtagctcaagttatacgCATTTTAGTGAGCATTGGTTAATCTGTCtagtttcttacgaactgctgttagtgtacgatttttcctgatttttgtacttcgaattttTACTTGAAAACTTACAgggatttacaaaacgtgtatacggaaccctgataaaaatattggatttttTTGAGTGCATTTGATAATTTATatctgtttaatagtttatTATTTTGGTGCTgtttttctgaattgatgttagaTGTTGAGTTGTTAAGTtactgtgattgcaagttgtgtaattgataacatataagtgtgtgttttgtgaaattgtagatgatttgaattgttgagctggtgatgaatatgctaaaataattaagacttggagatggtctgaatatgcatatgttagttgagttttacacactgcatagttgtcaagaggcaatgtttgctagttctcgtggaggctagtgacttgtcccaaaactggagtggttttgaagcctagagcgagggctttatgggtggttatctgtctggagtggacgcggtgatactgctaaggataacaactttggtaccaaaggcatttgcacgggtctcacttgagtcgtATTTGTTATTGTAAAATTGCTATGTTAGGCCTTAGAGAGCtgttgatgctaattaatgataattgtgatatttttggagCGATTTGATGTTGTAGTAATTGGAcacaattatatttattttacttgAGGTGTTaattatggagtattgtcatATCTGTAAAGtagattgattatattaaattacataatttattatttgttagtgaagtgTGAAGAGTTTATGTGgaacatagataagcttttacattatttattattatacttatccatatgatatgagttctcacccttctgttggaatgatgttctatgcgacatcgctcaggtgccgaggatagtggagcttctcgcaagGGTTAgtcggaggagctagtcttttatTTACGGTTtggttaggggagtcatgctctgttatgtaacacgagGGAAACGTTTAGTATTGTACTTGGATGTTAAGAGATATTTTGTGTACTCTCTTTAT
This portion of the Lotus japonicus ecotype B-129 chromosome 3, LjGifu_v1.2 genome encodes:
- the LOC130746536 gene encoding disease resistance protein RPV1-like gives rise to the protein MSSSSSSRVFVKKYDVFISFRGEDTRDNFTSHLYSTLKEENIVTYIDYELERGDDIWPALVKAIKDSMMAIVVFSERYATSKWCLQELAQIMECKRVQGQVVLPVFYKTIPTDVRKQTGSYKKPFEDYDKREDQNKVHSWRNALTEAANISGYESSGDDSQVIRNMVKYVLGKLHSMQYDYQEGLVGIEEQCEAIKGSSGELGRRIGLWGMGGIGKTTIAKALFNEYSPVYDNVCFLENVREESQIHGLTHIRDELLSELLKEQVTVSNFSGSTHSSRKFLIVLDDVDSYEQLESLCAGFGDLGEGSSIIVTTRDKHLLREIVDIEIYEVKPLDFEKSLALFSLAAFNKREPDNAYEDLSRRVVEYARGFPFVLQLLGSYFYSKKIKFWESELSYLETRKKFFKETQNVFKVSYHGLSKQEKEIFMDIAFFFKDRNEDSVISILDACGFDAAREIEKLKDKALITISKTKTIQMHDFLQDMAFEIGIADPTRGRILTDRELNGYQGTQPEDVERALFDLSREYKFEFNAGIFDLPKLRILRFYIPVGKELSASISFKDFLNNEGGSTELKYFEWTGYPCKSLPTNLCVKFLVEIRMRYSSVKRLWEGKQDLVNLETIDLSHCRFLECLPDLSKASKLKWVYLSGCRRITSLKIEKHLSNLQELNAYGCPKLEEFSGSSNSIKRLDLSGPRSQEGEIWFTQSRPLNNLTDALSCLTSLEELRISNCQFMDKMNLHVLCAALGSLKLLHLKDCKELLELPDNISALSLLRELRLNRSNVKNLPTSIKLLEKLEILSLKMCSKLEFLPELPLLIKELNADGCDSLETVSTLKTFSVKMKGMEKHISFMNAKKPKESSLLQIMEDAMFAMKRAQLCNVFVRSSVAVCFPGRSVPSGSGQGLFAYRSKGSSITIEPHDRSLSHWLGTIYAVALSKSYHTRGLGKAKVGCRIYGKDGECNTTWFGKDFYNSKSENVFIWHGSSFDDAIVFEFFVTASDKGKVVGEDVIECGIYLNCCSNSELQSLIGEAELEPEIKSEWPSALDLREDINQKEVNLWQREDDEAAAARWVARSNELQQQMDKKKKKSTYGHSQEFQK